A genomic segment from Mucilaginibacter terrenus encodes:
- a CDS encoding T9SS type B sorting domain-containing protein, whose translation MKGICNIAVFIIALTAVCNSYAQAPNITYPDQSYKKGVPITPVLPVNTGGAVPATPFGQVTNYAGGSTIPGFVNAHLLAARFNAPYDIKQDASGNLYIADAGNNVIRKIDAAGDVTTYAGTGVAGSLDGVRLLSAFNGPTGLVFDKEGNLFVADRKNHTIRKITPEGSVTTLAGLANASGLINAQGSFARFNLPTGIAVDDNGGLFVTDYGNNVIRHVAQDGNTNVTSGSGTSGWIDGSNTIAAFNNPNGIVNIGAGIFYITDASHIRSMDKDGNIVTVAGNFFTGSVDGYGKGALLNGCTGMVKDAAGVVFFTDRTGSSIRRFDPSGEIKTIATAPFVAPAGLTIDKDGVLYVADEGAHVIRTVYTTGYSISPALPAGLIFDRTTGQISGTPTETRQLSNYTVIAYNTSGKSVFGFQLEVREAVLKPQQITFGPLPTVTVGDQDFPPGATSSNPNIPIEYESSNLNLAFISNGKIHMVAPGKVTITAKQRGDVDYAEAIPVPQELTILPPPELDKPDVVAKAGPFVFALDKFGTLTLTPDQLATITPGPQKPDITKTIRPTGTFTCEDLGEQDITVGAGYGPDPADPLNAQFDQPAALAFDRFGNFYVTDQAFYKVRKYDLDTRVTTIAGGISGFRDGNGGNVAFGRGLSSIATDSHGNIFVCDYFNNAVRKIDPDGNATTFAFNELKAANGGNFAANAIAVDKNDNIFVANATKIFRITPDGSTVTLFAGSGNAANLDGIGATASFSGIRGLAFDGSGFLYVSTSDLNNVNTVRKIAASGATATIISLPYAANFTRLVVNSKGIIFIASSLPVIYRLTDAGDFTKYAGGIEGFADGPKATAQFRNPQGIGIDSKDNLYIVDSDNHRIRMISTTGKVTTIAGSGEPGDKDNTNRSNATKVTVKVKIVSALNITGAYADVNMLVAPQCPALLPDYATDAHAESTCAHNITITQSPQAGTTIVAGQTIKVTLTATDDLGQSSTATFNVNAIPVASPTVTIAPVSSAVCDGSPITFKATAADEGNSPTFQWRVNNALQAATGSTFTYNAPADGDKVTCTVLNTDYCAGIPSEQSALYVVSTEASIATALIITPSTTDAICAGVALSFTAVPSNVQTATQTPDYQWKVNGDLKGSNSATFTSSTLRNGDIVTCEMDSHVKCSALPITISNPITVQVKTDAECAITIANTFTPNGDGRNDLWDIPELVNFPDCVFSVYNRYGKVVYRSVGYTKPWDGTYSGNQLAPGTYYYLIDLKTGRPPLSGPVTILR comes from the coding sequence GTGAAGGGTATATGCAATATTGCCGTATTCATAATTGCCTTAACGGCAGTATGCAACAGCTATGCACAAGCTCCAAACATTACCTATCCGGATCAGAGCTATAAAAAAGGCGTACCAATAACTCCGGTATTGCCTGTTAACACAGGAGGCGCGGTGCCTGCAACGCCTTTTGGCCAGGTGACAAATTACGCCGGCGGAAGCACAATCCCCGGCTTTGTTAATGCGCACCTGCTTGCTGCACGTTTTAACGCGCCTTATGATATTAAACAGGACGCCAGCGGTAATTTGTACATAGCCGATGCGGGAAACAACGTAATACGTAAGATTGATGCCGCCGGCGATGTAACCACCTATGCAGGTACAGGTGTAGCTGGCAGCCTGGATGGTGTAAGGCTCCTGTCAGCTTTCAATGGACCAACAGGTTTGGTTTTTGACAAGGAGGGGAACCTGTTTGTTGCCGACCGCAAAAACCATACTATTCGCAAAATAACACCCGAAGGAAGTGTTACAACGCTGGCAGGGCTAGCCAATGCATCCGGGTTGATAAATGCTCAAGGGTCATTCGCGCGTTTTAACCTGCCTACAGGTATAGCTGTTGATGATAACGGAGGTTTGTTTGTAACCGACTATGGCAACAATGTAATAAGGCATGTTGCACAGGATGGCAATACCAATGTAACATCGGGAAGTGGCACCAGTGGGTGGATAGATGGCAGCAATACCATTGCGGCATTCAACAATCCAAACGGCATAGTTAATATTGGTGCCGGCATATTCTACATTACCGATGCATCGCACATACGTTCCATGGACAAGGACGGCAACATAGTTACCGTGGCCGGGAATTTTTTTACAGGCAGTGTGGATGGTTACGGTAAAGGAGCACTATTAAATGGTTGCACTGGCATGGTTAAGGATGCTGCTGGAGTAGTGTTCTTCACCGACCGAACAGGCTCTTCTATACGCAGATTTGATCCTTCCGGTGAAATAAAAACCATAGCAACAGCGCCGTTTGTTGCACCCGCCGGATTAACAATTGACAAAGACGGAGTATTGTACGTTGCCGATGAAGGTGCACATGTTATACGCACTGTTTATACAACGGGTTATTCAATTAGCCCTGCACTACCCGCAGGGCTAATATTTGATCGCACTACAGGTCAGATAAGCGGCACTCCTACAGAGACGAGGCAATTATCCAATTACACCGTAATAGCTTATAACACCAGTGGAAAAAGTGTGTTTGGTTTTCAGCTTGAGGTACGCGAAGCAGTGCTTAAACCACAGCAAATAACGTTTGGTCCCTTACCTACAGTCACCGTTGGTGACCAGGACTTTCCACCGGGTGCAACAAGCAGCAATCCAAACATCCCCATAGAATACGAGAGTAGCAATCTTAACCTTGCTTTTATATCAAATGGCAAAATACACATGGTGGCACCTGGAAAAGTCACCATTACTGCCAAACAACGTGGGGACGTTGACTATGCTGAAGCCATTCCGGTCCCACAAGAGCTCACTATCTTACCACCGCCTGAGCTGGACAAGCCCGACGTGGTTGCCAAAGCCGGTCCGTTTGTGTTTGCATTAGATAAGTTTGGAACACTTACTTTAACGCCCGATCAACTAGCTACGATCACGCCCGGCCCTCAAAAACCTGATATCACCAAAACCATCAGGCCAACCGGCACTTTTACATGTGAGGACCTTGGTGAGCAGGATATTACTGTCGGCGCGGGTTACGGCCCCGATCCGGCCGACCCGCTTAACGCGCAATTCGACCAGCCCGCGGCACTTGCCTTTGACAGGTTTGGGAACTTTTACGTTACGGATCAGGCTTTTTATAAAGTAAGAAAGTATGATCTTGATACACGCGTTACCACTATAGCTGGGGGCATCTCAGGCTTCAGGGATGGCAATGGTGGTAACGTCGCCTTTGGCAGAGGGCTATCTTCAATCGCTACAGATTCTCACGGGAACATATTTGTGTGCGACTATTTTAATAACGCTGTAAGAAAAATAGATCCCGACGGTAACGCCACAACATTTGCCTTCAATGAGCTTAAGGCAGCCAATGGCGGTAATTTTGCCGCAAATGCCATAGCGGTTGACAAAAACGACAATATATTTGTTGCGAACGCCACTAAAATATTCAGGATAACGCCGGATGGAAGCACCGTAACGTTATTTGCTGGTAGCGGAAACGCAGCCAATTTAGATGGTATTGGCGCGACTGCGAGCTTTAGCGGTATACGGGGACTGGCGTTTGATGGCTCTGGCTTTTTATACGTGAGTACCAGCGACCTAAACAATGTAAACACAGTAAGAAAAATAGCAGCCAGCGGCGCTACCGCTACAATTATCTCATTGCCTTACGCAGCTAACTTCACTCGCCTTGTAGTAAATAGTAAAGGGATTATATTCATTGCATCATCGCTGCCGGTTATATATCGCCTTACCGATGCAGGGGATTTTACTAAATACGCCGGCGGTATAGAAGGCTTTGCCGATGGGCCGAAGGCTACAGCTCAATTCAGGAACCCGCAGGGGATTGGCATAGATAGTAAGGACAATTTATACATCGTTGATTCAGACAATCACCGCATCCGGATGATCTCGACAACAGGCAAAGTAACCACCATAGCCGGTAGCGGAGAGCCGGGTGACAAGGACAACACCAATAGGAGCAATGCTACCAAGGTTACTGTAAAAGTAAAAATTGTTAGCGCGCTTAACATAACAGGCGCATATGCCGATGTCAACATGCTGGTAGCGCCGCAGTGCCCTGCACTTTTGCCAGATTACGCAACTGACGCCCATGCAGAAAGCACTTGTGCACACAATATCACCATAACGCAATCGCCGCAGGCCGGTACCACAATTGTTGCGGGGCAAACTATAAAGGTAACACTCACCGCCACTGATGATTTGGGCCAATCGTCAACTGCTACTTTCAATGTTAATGCAATACCTGTTGCTTCACCTACGGTGACTATAGCGCCTGTTAGTAGCGCGGTATGCGATGGCTCGCCTATTACATTCAAAGCGACAGCGGCTGATGAGGGAAACAGCCCCACATTTCAATGGCGCGTTAACAATGCTTTACAAGCTGCAACAGGCAGTACCTTCACTTACAACGCGCCAGCCGATGGCGACAAGGTTACCTGCACGGTTTTAAACACTGATTACTGCGCCGGTATACCGTCAGAGCAGTCCGCGCTATACGTAGTTTCTACTGAAGCGTCTATTGCGACCGCTCTGATCATAACGCCTTCTACGACCGACGCGATATGCGCAGGTGTGGCACTTTCTTTTACGGCCGTGCCGTCAAACGTGCAAACCGCAACACAAACACCGGATTATCAATGGAAAGTAAATGGCGATTTAAAGGGCAGTAATTCGGCAACTTTTACCAGCAGCACCTTGCGCAACGGCGATATAGTAACCTGCGAGATGGACAGCCATGTAAAGTGCTCTGCGTTACCAATAACTATATCTAACCCGATAACTGTACAGGTAAAAACAGATGCCGAATGCGCCATTACCATTGCCAATACTTTCACCCCAAATGGAGATGGGCGTAATGATCTCTGGGATATCCCGGAGCTTGTTAACTTTCCCGACTGTGTGTTCTCTGTTTATAATCGCTACGGTAAAGTAGTGTACCGTTCCGTTGGCTATACTAAGCCCTGGGATGGCACTTACAGTGGTAATCAGCTTGCACCCGGTACTTACTATTATCTTATAGACTTAAAAACAGGCCGGCCGCCACTTTCTGGTCCGGTAACAATTCTGAGGTAG
- a CDS encoding glycoside hydrolase family 43 protein, translated as MKRLFILAVSASISFNTAFAQKPVNKTTSGNPIFPGWYADPEATIFEKQYWIYPTYSDKYNSQVHFDAFSSPDLVHWTKHNNVLDSSNVKWAKRAMWAPAIVKKDNKYYFFFAANDIQNDETVGGIGIAVAEKPEGPFKDYLGKPLIDKFHNKAQPIDQFVFKDDDGQYYIIYGGWGHCNIAKLKADFTGISTYKDDISYQEITPEGYVEGPVMFKRNKKYYFMWSEGGWTGPDYRVAYAIADNINGPFKRIGTVLAQDAKVATGAGHHSVINVPGTNDWYIVYHRRPLTETDANHRVTCIDKMIFNADGTIKPVKITNEGVTARKIK; from the coding sequence ATGAAACGACTATTTATACTCGCTGTCTCGGCTTCAATTTCGTTTAACACTGCGTTTGCACAAAAACCGGTGAACAAAACAACATCAGGCAATCCCATTTTCCCTGGATGGTATGCAGATCCGGAAGCTACCATTTTCGAAAAACAGTATTGGATTTATCCAACATATTCCGACAAGTACAACAGCCAGGTACATTTCGACGCCTTCTCCTCGCCCGATCTGGTACACTGGACCAAGCACAACAATGTGCTCGATTCATCAAACGTAAAATGGGCCAAACGGGCGATGTGGGCTCCTGCCATCGTCAAAAAAGACAATAAATATTACTTCTTTTTTGCCGCTAATGATATACAGAACGATGAAACTGTAGGCGGCATTGGCATAGCTGTTGCTGAAAAACCTGAAGGTCCGTTTAAAGACTATTTAGGTAAACCACTCATTGATAAATTTCACAACAAGGCACAACCTATTGATCAGTTTGTGTTTAAAGATGATGACGGGCAGTATTACATAATTTATGGCGGCTGGGGTCACTGTAACATTGCCAAACTTAAAGCTGATTTTACCGGGATATCTACCTATAAAGATGATATATCCTATCAGGAGATTACCCCTGAAGGATATGTAGAAGGGCCGGTAATGTTCAAGCGCAACAAAAAGTATTATTTCATGTGGTCTGAAGGCGGCTGGACTGGTCCTGACTATCGTGTAGCATATGCTATAGCCGATAACATAAACGGTCCGTTTAAAAGAATAGGCACTGTACTGGCGCAAGATGCTAAAGTTGCAACCGGAGCAGGCCATCACTCGGTGATTAATGTACCAGGAACAAACGACTGGTATATTGTTTATCACCGCCGGCCTTTGACTGAAACAGATGCTAACCACCGGGTAACCTGTATAGACAAGATGATATTTAACGCCGATGGCACAATTAAGCCCGTTAAAATTACCAACGAAGGTGTAACTGCCAGAAAGATAAAGTGA
- a CDS encoding YdcF family protein, translated as MYFILSKVLYILTLPFLWSFGLLVYAIVTKSAKRRYKLLIAGVALLYVFGNPLLLNLYARGWDEEPYNPGNRKFSCIILLGGFVSEDESGHGFLNDSKDRYTQATLLLKNKTASHLLMTGGNGNLNPSAFSEGAYVRELLHKQGFLDSAIFIESKARNTFENASLSHAIIKKAGLKPPYLLVTSAFHMKRAELIFKKEGLQVVGYPCDYKTLKSALSLYDFLPSSVNYDKWNLYIKELIGYVVAVLK; from the coding sequence ATGTATTTTATACTCTCCAAAGTGCTCTACATCCTTACACTGCCATTTTTGTGGTCATTTGGCTTGTTGGTTTACGCCATCGTTACTAAAAGTGCTAAAAGACGATATAAATTGCTTATTGCCGGCGTGGCATTGTTATATGTGTTTGGGAACCCTTTGCTTTTGAATCTTTACGCACGCGGATGGGATGAGGAACCTTATAATCCTGGCAACAGAAAGTTTAGCTGCATTATTTTGTTAGGTGGCTTTGTTTCCGAGGACGAAAGCGGTCACGGTTTTTTAAACGACTCTAAAGATCGTTACACACAGGCTACCCTGCTGCTAAAAAACAAAACAGCCTCTCACCTGCTCATGACGGGCGGCAATGGCAACCTTAATCCCTCGGCGTTTTCTGAAGGGGCGTATGTACGCGAACTTTTACACAAACAAGGATTTCTAGACTCTGCCATTTTTATTGAGAGCAAAGCACGCAATACTTTTGAGAATGCATCTTTATCGCACGCAATTATAAAAAAAGCAGGCTTAAAGCCGCCCTACTTGCTGGTAACCTCTGCTTTTCACATGAAACGTGCGGAACTTATATTTAAAAAGGAAGGCTTACAGGTAGTTGGTTACCCATGCGACTATAAAACATTAAAGAGTGCCTTATCTTTATACGACTTTTTACCTTCCTCTGTCAACTACGATAAGTGGAACCTCTATATAAAAGAGCTAATAGGCTACGTTGTAGCTGTACTAAAATAA
- a CDS encoding gluconate 2-dehydrogenase subunit 3 family protein encodes MNRRDSLKALGFGTLSATVLLDACKPTDKNAPQSTEQANEATAGRQPEEVERDKKLQAEKYFNEHEMATIAILADIIIPKDGKSGSATDAKVPDFIEFIVKDIPDHKLPMRGGIRWLDTQCLHRYGKAFTACSEAQRLEIVDQIAYPKKAKPEMQQGVAFFNRMRDLTATGFFTSEIGIKDLGFAGNAPNRWQGVPADVLKQYGLENFVM; translated from the coding sequence ATGAACAGACGCGACTCCCTAAAAGCCCTTGGCTTTGGTACATTATCGGCAACGGTATTGCTTGACGCCTGTAAACCTACAGACAAGAACGCTCCGCAAAGCACCGAGCAGGCTAACGAAGCCACTGCCGGCCGCCAACCCGAAGAAGTAGAACGTGACAAAAAGCTTCAGGCAGAGAAATATTTTAATGAGCATGAGATGGCAACTATCGCTATCCTTGCGGATATCATCATTCCTAAGGATGGTAAGTCTGGCAGCGCTACAGACGCTAAGGTGCCCGACTTTATTGAATTTATCGTAAAGGACATCCCAGATCATAAACTGCCCATGCGCGGAGGCATCCGCTGGCTGGACACGCAGTGCCTGCACCGATATGGCAAGGCATTCACTGCATGCTCCGAAGCACAGCGTCTGGAAATAGTAGACCAGATTGCATATCCTAAAAAGGCCAAGCCCGAAATGCAGCAAGGTGTTGCCTTCTTTAATCGCATGCGTGACCTTACCGCAACTGGTTTTTTCACCAGTGAAATAGGCATTAAAGACTTGGGATTTGCCGGGAATGCACCTAACCGCTGGCAAGGTGTACCTGCTGATGTATTAAAGCAATACGGGCTGGAAAACTTTGTTATGTAA
- a CDS encoding GMC family oxidoreductase: MEDIQIKKSATTYDVVIVGSGAGGGMAGYVLANAGVKVLMLEAGAYFDPKTDSQQLKWPWESPRRGASTTRPFGDFDAAYGGWEIDGEPYTTKDKTEFYWFRSRMLGGRTNHWGRISLRMGPHDFKAKDGLTDDWPITYDDVKPFYDKVDRLIGVYGTKENLENEPDGIFLTPPKPRLNEIFITQSARKAGVTTIPGRGSVLTEALPGNKDRGQCFFCGQCGRSCKVYADFSASSCLVIPAIKTGNLKVITNAMVREILTDKNGIATGVSYINKEDMQEYQVNAKTVVLGASAGESARILLNSKSSAHPGGLANSSGVVGKYLHDSTGSSAGGFLPQLMDRKRYNEDGVGSVHIYSPWWLDNKKLNFPRGYHIEYGGGMHMPSYGFGFGMEGMNGAVAGRDGKMKEAGGYGASLKDDYRRFFGTGVGMAGRGTAIARKENYCEIDPNVVDKYGIPVLRFNYTWNNDEINQAKHMQDTFEEILHNMGAIHGPKQGPETNYGLEAPGKIIHEVGTIRMGDDPKKSALNKYCQAWDCPNLFVVDAAPFVQQGDKNATWTILALSMRTAEYILSQRKKLNV, from the coding sequence ATGGAAGATATTCAGATAAAAAAATCGGCCACAACGTATGATGTTGTTATTGTAGGTTCTGGCGCAGGAGGTGGTATGGCCGGCTATGTACTGGCTAATGCAGGTGTTAAGGTATTGATGCTGGAAGCCGGCGCTTACTTTGACCCCAAGACCGATTCACAACAATTGAAATGGCCGTGGGAGTCGCCGCGTCGTGGCGCAAGTACAACCCGCCCATTCGGTGACTTTGACGCTGCTTACGGCGGCTGGGAAATTGATGGTGAGCCCTATACTACTAAAGACAAAACAGAGTTTTACTGGTTCCGTTCGCGTATGCTTGGAGGCCGCACCAATCACTGGGGCCGTATTTCCCTACGTATGGGCCCACACGACTTTAAGGCTAAAGACGGCCTTACAGATGACTGGCCAATCACTTACGACGATGTAAAACCATTTTACGATAAAGTTGACCGCCTGATAGGTGTATACGGCACCAAAGAAAATCTGGAGAACGAACCTGACGGTATCTTCCTGACACCGCCGAAACCTCGTTTGAACGAAATATTCATTACCCAAAGCGCGCGTAAAGCCGGGGTAACTACTATCCCTGGTCGGGGTTCGGTACTTACCGAGGCGCTACCGGGCAATAAAGATCGCGGCCAGTGCTTCTTCTGCGGACAATGTGGCCGTAGTTGTAAAGTATACGCAGACTTTTCGGCTTCGTCATGTTTGGTGATCCCGGCTATAAAAACCGGCAACCTTAAGGTGATTACCAACGCAATGGTGCGAGAGATATTAACCGACAAGAATGGTATTGCTACCGGTGTGTCTTACATCAATAAAGAAGATATGCAGGAGTACCAGGTAAACGCTAAAACCGTTGTGCTTGGGGCTAGCGCAGGCGAGTCTGCACGTATATTGCTTAATTCAAAATCATCAGCTCACCCGGGCGGCTTGGCTAACAGTAGCGGCGTAGTGGGCAAATACCTGCACGATTCTACAGGTTCAAGCGCTGGCGGTTTCCTGCCGCAATTAATGGACCGTAAACGTTATAACGAAGACGGTGTGGGCAGCGTGCACATCTACTCACCATGGTGGCTCGATAACAAAAAACTAAACTTCCCTCGTGGGTACCACATAGAATACGGCGGCGGCATGCATATGCCATCTTATGGTTTCGGCTTTGGTATGGAAGGCATGAACGGCGCAGTAGCAGGTCGTGATGGTAAAATGAAGGAAGCCGGAGGTTACGGCGCTTCACTTAAAGATGATTACCGCCGTTTCTTCGGTACTGGTGTTGGTATGGCAGGCCGTGGCACCGCTATCGCCCGTAAAGAGAACTATTGTGAAATTGACCCTAATGTGGTAGATAAGTATGGTATACCCGTACTGCGCTTTAACTACACCTGGAACAACGATGAGATAAACCAGGCTAAACACATGCAGGACACATTCGAAGAGATACTGCACAACATGGGTGCTATACATGGCCCGAAACAAGGCCCTGAAACCAATTACGGTTTAGAGGCTCCTGGTAAGATCATCCATGAGGTAGGTACTATCCGTATGGGCGACGATCCAAAAAAATCGGCGCTTAACAAGTACTGCCAGGCTTGGGATTGCCCTAACCTGTTTGTGGTAGATGCCGCTCCGTTTGTACAGCAAGGCGATAAGAACGCTACCTGGACCATATTAGCATTGAGCATGCGCACAGCAGAATACATTTTATCGCAACGTAAAAAACTTAACGTATAA
- a CDS encoding 3-keto-disaccharide hydrolase, translated as MKKILLSAFALSACMLTASAQKTVKLFDGKTTKGWHAYNKPGTGGWGVVDGALQLDPKATDAADLVTDGEYENYELTVDWKIAEGGNSGIIFGVHEDPALGATYLTGIEMQVLDNEKAEDNKKPSHLAGSLYDMKAAPAAAKPAGQWNTAKIRKDKGHLTFWLNGVETVNVQMGSPEWTEMLNNSKFKTWDKFAKYPSGHIALQNHGAVVSYKNIKLKQL; from the coding sequence ATGAAGAAAATACTTTTGAGCGCGTTCGCGTTATCAGCATGCATGCTCACTGCATCTGCACAAAAAACAGTTAAATTATTCGACGGAAAAACCACCAAAGGATGGCACGCTTACAACAAGCCGGGCACCGGAGGCTGGGGCGTAGTTGACGGCGCATTGCAGCTTGACCCAAAAGCTACTGACGCAGCCGACCTTGTTACTGATGGCGAGTACGAAAACTACGAGCTTACCGTAGACTGGAAAATTGCAGAAGGTGGTAACAGCGGTATCATCTTCGGGGTGCATGAAGATCCTGCGCTGGGTGCTACTTACCTTACAGGTATTGAAATGCAGGTTTTAGATAACGAAAAGGCTGAGGACAACAAGAAACCAAGCCACCTGGCAGGGTCATTATACGATATGAAAGCTGCACCTGCAGCCGCTAAGCCAGCCGGACAGTGGAATACTGCCAAGATACGCAAAGACAAAGGCCACCTTACCTTTTGGCTTAACGGCGTCGAGACAGTTAACGTACAAATGGGCAGCCCCGAGTGGACCGAAATGCTAAACAACAGCAAATTTAAAACCTGGGACAAGTTTGCCAAATACCCTAGCGGCCACATCGCGCTACAAAACCATGGCGCAGTGGTATCTTACAAAAACATTAAACTTAAACAACTATAA
- a CDS encoding DEAD/DEAH box helicase codes for MTFQEFNFDEQLLEGVLSMGYTNATPIQELAIPAIMAGDDLIACAQTGTGKTASYLLPVLNHIATTHKHNISALVLAPTRELAQQIDQQVEGLAYFTGISSIAVFGGGDGIAYEQQRRGIQNNVNILIATPGRLIAHLTSGVLKLNTVTHLVLDEADRMLDMGFQDDIMRIISYLPKKRQTLLFSATMPGRIRTLAKAILHEPQQINIAISKPAEGIDQQIYRVHDGQKMPLLKKILKEGGYLSSIVFASRKEIVRAIYKELKQANLSVAAFHSDLQQNEREEILLKFKNKQLPVIIGTDALSRGIDVEGIDLVINYDVPPDPEDYVHRIGRTARAATKGTAITFVNDRDLRRFKTIEALIERTLEPKELPEELQSIEAPKQERPHDGPKNDKRRRPNRYKGNKKDNKPRPAAN; via the coding sequence GTGACTTTCCAGGAATTTAATTTTGACGAACAACTACTAGAAGGGGTACTAAGCATGGGCTACACCAATGCAACCCCCATACAGGAACTTGCAATACCTGCTATAATGGCCGGTGACGACCTTATAGCCTGCGCGCAAACAGGTACCGGCAAAACGGCATCGTACCTGTTGCCCGTGCTAAACCACATAGCTACCACACATAAGCATAATATTAGTGCGTTGGTATTGGCACCAACCCGCGAGCTTGCCCAACAGATAGATCAGCAGGTAGAAGGTTTAGCCTATTTTACCGGCATCAGCTCTATTGCCGTATTTGGCGGAGGCGATGGCATTGCTTACGAGCAGCAGCGCCGCGGCATTCAGAACAATGTGAATATTTTGATAGCTACCCCAGGCAGGCTTATTGCTCACCTTACCTCAGGCGTGTTAAAGCTTAATACCGTTACGCACCTTGTGCTTGACGAAGCAGACCGTATGCTTGACATGGGTTTCCAGGACGACATAATGCGCATCATTAGCTATCTGCCTAAAAAGCGGCAAACACTGCTTTTCTCGGCAACTATGCCGGGCCGCATCCGTACCCTCGCTAAAGCTATCCTACATGAGCCGCAGCAGATCAATATCGCGATATCAAAACCTGCAGAAGGTATCGACCAGCAGATATACCGGGTTCACGATGGTCAGAAGATGCCGCTGCTGAAGAAAATACTTAAAGAAGGCGGCTATTTAAGCTCCATTGTTTTTGCGTCCCGTAAGGAAATTGTAAGGGCGATATACAAGGAACTCAAGCAAGCCAATTTAAGTGTTGCCGCCTTCCACTCGGACCTTCAGCAAAACGAGCGAGAAGAAATATTGCTAAAGTTTAAAAACAAGCAACTACCTGTAATTATTGGTACCGATGCGCTTTCGCGCGGTATTGATGTGGAAGGGATAGATTTGGTTATAAATTACGACGTACCACCGGACCCGGAGGATTATGTACACCGTATTGGCCGTACCGCAAGGGCAGCCACCAAAGGTACTGCTATAACGTTTGTAAACGACCGTGACCTTCGGCGCTTTAAAACCATTGAGGCGCTGATAGAGCGTACGCTGGAGCCAAAAGAATTGCCGGAAGAACTGCAGTCTATTGAGGCGCCAAAACAGGAGAGGCCGCACGATGGACCTAAGAACGACAAACGGCGCAGGCCTAACCGTTATAAAGGAAATAAGAAGGATAATAAGCCACGCCCTGCGGCTAATTAA
- a CDS encoding TIM barrel protein has protein sequence MTSRRSFLKTSAMLGAGLMMSPELFARNKKYIGVQLYTVRDAMAKDPKATLAKVAGVGFNSVEGATYTGTQKFYGMEPAEFKQTLKDNGLIMPSAHYMLGEGMPNTKGTIINEWQKAVDDAAAVGLKYMVCAYLLDNERGTLSHYKETAAKLNHAGEICKKAGIQLCYHNHDFEFKQEDGKYPYEMLLNNTDPDLVKMEMDIYWIYKAKQDPIALFNRYPKRFPLWHVKDMDKTPKQMFTEVGNGVIPFKNIFKEAKKAGLDYFFNEQDICPGDPFDSITKSYSYIKQNLV, from the coding sequence ATGACTTCCAGACGTTCGTTCCTAAAAACTTCGGCGATGCTTGGCGCAGGGCTCATGATGTCGCCCGAGCTTTTCGCACGCAACAAAAAATACATTGGCGTACAACTGTATACCGTGCGGGATGCTATGGCTAAAGACCCTAAGGCAACCCTCGCTAAAGTTGCGGGCGTTGGCTTTAACTCCGTTGAGGGCGCTACCTATACAGGTACGCAAAAGTTTTACGGGATGGAGCCTGCAGAGTTTAAGCAAACACTGAAGGATAATGGCCTGATTATGCCAAGCGCACACTATATGCTGGGCGAAGGTATGCCGAACACTAAAGGAACCATTATAAACGAATGGCAGAAAGCGGTTGATGACGCTGCTGCAGTAGGTTTAAAGTACATGGTTTGCGCTTATCTTTTAGATAACGAACGCGGCACATTAAGCCACTACAAAGAGACTGCGGCAAAATTGAACCATGCCGGCGAGATTTGCAAAAAAGCAGGTATACAGTTGTGCTACCATAATCATGATTTTGAGTTTAAGCAGGAAGACGGCAAATACCCGTACGAAATGCTGCTGAACAATACCGATCCTGACCTGGTAAAGATGGAGATGGATATTTACTGGATATACAAGGCAAAGCAAGATCCTATTGCATTGTTCAACCGCTATCCTAAACGTTTTCCTTTATGGCACGTAAAGGATATGGATAAAACCCCTAAACAAATGTTTACCGAAGTTGGTAACGGGGTAATTCCGTTTAAAAACATTTTTAAAGAAGCTAAGAAAGCAGGTTTAGACTATTTCTTTAACGAACAGGATATTTGCCCGGGCGATCCGTTCGACAGCATCACTAAAAGCTATTCTTATATCAAACAGAATTTAGTTTAA